Genomic window (Streptosporangium brasiliense):
CACCCGGAGGAGCTCGGGGACGTCCACGCGCTTGGGGGTGAGGCCGCCGCGCAGCACGTTGTCGCCGGAGGCCATCACCTCGACCCCCACGCCGCGCAGGTAGGCGTGCGGGTTCCCGGCGGGCATCCAGATGGCCTGGCCAGGCACGAGCCGTACGTGATTGAGCAGGAGGGAGACGATCACACCCGCGTCACCGGGGTAGTGGACGGCCAGGCGGGCGGCGACCTCGTAGGCCGGGTCCACGTCGCCGAGCTTGGCGCACGCGGCCGCGACCTCGGCGACCAGGGCGGCGCGGGCCGCCGGGGAGAGGGTCAGGGCCGCGGTGAACGCCTCGCGCAGGCCCTCGGGGCCGCGCAGGAGGGCGGCGACGGGCCGCAGCGCGGGGACGTCGATCCGGTCGAGCAGGTCCGCCGCCGCCTCGGGGGCGCGGAAGCCGCACAGCGCCTCGAAGTCCCCCATGGCCAGGAGCAGCTCGGGCTTGTGGTGGGGGTCGCGGTAGTTGCGCAGCTCCGGGGGCAGTCCTGCCGCCTCCTCGGCCGCGAAGGCCGCGCGCGCGTGCCCCGCGTCCGGGTGGGCCTGCAGCGACAGCGGCTCCTCGGCCGCCAGCAGCTTCATCAGGTACGGCAGGCGCGGCCCGAACTCGGCGGCGACGGCGGGCCCCAGGACGCCCCGGGGATCAGCGGCGACGATCTCGTCCAGCGGCCGGCCGCCGATCCGGGACGGGGCACCGGGGTGCGCGCCCAGCCACAGCTCGGCCTCGGGTTCCGGGCTCGGCACGGGGCGGCCCTGGATCCCGGCGATCGCGCTGCGGGATCCCCAGGCGTATGTGCGCACGGTCCCGTCGAGCCGGTAGGCCCCGGGCGGCAGGGCGCTCACGCCACCGCTCCCGCCGCCGGGACGGGCCGCCGGGTCAGCGCGGCGGCCCCGACCAGCCCGGCGTCGCCGCCGAGCGCGGACGGGCGGAGCCGTACGCGCCGCAGGAAGTCCAGCCCGGCCAGCCGTTCGGACCAGGTGCGCAGCGGGGCGAACAGCACGTCCCCGGAGCGGGCGACGCCACCCCCGACCACGACGAGGTCGAGGTCGACGACGGCCGCGGTGGACAGCAGCGCCCCGGCCAGGGCGCGGGCGGCGCGGTCGAACGCGTCGGTGGCGACCGGCAGGCCCTCGCGGGCGTCGGCGGCCAGCACGGCGGCGTCGGCCTCCGGCTCCCCGGCCCGCCACCCCTGACCGCGCGCCCAGCGCACCATGCCCGGCCCGGAGGCGTACGTCTCGACGCAGCCGCGCGAGCCGCACGCGCACGGCTCGCCCCCGGGATCGACGATCATGTGGCCGACGTGCCCGGAGTTCCCCGAGGGCCCGAACCGGGGCGCGCCGTCCAGCACCAGGCCGCCGCCGACGCCCGTGGAGACGACCACGCCGAGCAGCGCACGAGACCCGGCGCCGGCCCCGGCGAAGTGCTCGCCGAGCGCGAAGCAGTGCCCGTCCCCGGCCAGCACCACGGGCCGGTCGAGCGACTCGGCGAGCCGGTCCACGAGCGGGAACGCGCGCCAGGCGGGGATGTTGACCGGGCTCACGGTGCCGGCGCGCGGGTCCAGCGGACCGGCCGAGCCGACGCCGAGCGGCGCCTTCCGCGCGATGTCCCCGGCGGTGGCCACGACGCGCGCGGCGAGCCGCGCCACCGTCCGGAACACCTCCTCGGGGTCGTCGGTGCGCGGCGTGGGACGGGTCCAGCGGTGCGAGACGGCGCCGCGGGGATCGACGAGCGCGGCGGCGATCTTGGTGCCGCCGATGTCGACGGCCAGGGCATGGGTCACGGGGGTTCTCCGTCAGTGGCGGTGGTGGTTGTCGGGCTGGGCGGGGTCACCGGGGTGCTCCAGTCCCGGCACCAGCCGCAGCCGGTGAGCGCGCGCGTGGTCGAGCCACCGCACGAACGCCAGCCGGCGCGCGGCGTCGAGGAGGCCGTCCGCAGGGCCGGGCGGGTCCGGCTCCGGCCCGCGGCGGGCGAGGAGGGTGGCGGTCCAGGGACCGGCCGTCACGGTCTGGCCCGGTACGGCGGAGCCCAGCGCCCCGGCCAGGTCCGCCGGCAGCGAACCCGGCTCGGCGTCGAACTCGCCGCCCGGCGTGCGCAGCCGCCAGACCGGCCCGGCGGGCGGCCGCGCGGTGGACTCCCGGTAGGCGGCCGCCTCCGCCGGGGCGACGGCGACGCCGGCGGTGACGGCCTCGTACACGGCGCGGACGGCCGCGCTGCCCTCGTACGCCGCCGCGGCGATGGAGCCCAGCTCGACGGCGGCCCGCTGGTCGAGCCGGACCGGCGGGGCGTCCCCGGGGTCGAGCCCGCGCGCGGCGGCCTCGGCGGCGCACAGCTCCTCGGTCAGCACGACCTGGGCCACCCAGCGCGTGAGCTGCCGGTCCTCGGCCGTGCCCGGCGCGGGGAGCGCCGTGGACCGGGGCCCGGCCCGCAGGGCGCCGAGCCGCCGGTCCAGCTCGGCGCGTGGGAGGGGGGCGCCGTCGAGCCAGCCGAGCACCGGACCCACGCCGGGCGCGGCCGGCTCCCCGGTGACGGGTGCGTACCCGGGGACCGGATGCCCGTGCCCGTGGTGACCGCCCGTCACGGGGCCACCACCAGCTCGACGGTCGGGGCGTACTGGCAGCGGCCGTACCACATGACCTTGACCAGGGCCCAGGAGGAGCCGGGGGCGGCGTCGCGCGGCGCGGCCACCTCGAACTCGGCGGTGGCGCTCTCCCCCGCCGCGAGGGCGAACCCGCGGACCGGGTCGGCGACCAGGTCCCAGGTGCCCCAGGGCGAGACGAGCTGCAGCTCGCCGCGGATCTCGCCGCGGGTGCGGTTGCGCAGCGTGAGCCCCAGCACGGCCCGGCCGCCGGGGGCGACGCGCACCGACCGCGCGGTCACCTCCACCGACAGGCCGGTGTCGCGGCCGGGGTTGTCCTTGCTGCCCTGCGCGGCCGCCCAGTCCTCGGGGACGTCGCCGGGCACGGGCAGCACGCCGGGCAGGTCGCCGACCGCGATCGTGACCACGTCCTCGACGGTCTGGCCGGCGTGCTCGAGCCGGGCGGCGGCGAAGTACATCCCCGGCTCCACGCCCTCCGGCGGGGTGACCGTCACCGGGAACCGCAGGTGCCCGCCCGCCGCCAGCCGGTACGGCCGCCGCGTCAGGCTCGCCGTCCAGCCCTCGGGGGCGAGGATCTCCACGGCCCCCTCCACGTCGGCGTCGAGCAGGTGCGAGGAGAGCACCACCGACACCTCGGCCGGCTCCCCACCGGTCCGCACGAGCCCCGGTGCGGCCGCGACGCTCACCGGCAGATACCCCATCGGCGCCGGCCCCCGGTTGTGCAGCCAGTACCGCGAGTGCACCGGCTGCGCCGCCTCGGCCGCCGGCCCCAGCACCGCCCCGCCGTGCGGCGGCACGCCCGCGGCGGCGGCGTCGTACGACGGCAGGCCGGGTACGGCGATCACGGTGGCGACCTCGGCGCCGGTCAGCGCGATGGCGCCCGGGACGGGTCCGCCCCGGCGTTCGAGCAGGTCGGCGCGGTAGGCCTCGGTGAGGGCGAGCGCGCCGGAG
Coding sequences:
- the manA gene encoding mannose-6-phosphate isomerase, class I, which translates into the protein MSALPPGAYRLDGTVRTYAWGSRSAIAGIQGRPVPSPEPEAELWLGAHPGAPSRIGGRPLDEIVAADPRGVLGPAVAAEFGPRLPYLMKLLAAEEPLSLQAHPDAGHARAAFAAEEAAGLPPELRNYRDPHHKPELLLAMGDFEALCGFRAPEAAADLLDRIDVPALRPVAALLRGPEGLREAFTAALTLSPAARAALVAEVAAACAKLGDVDPAYEVAARLAVHYPGDAGVIVSLLLNHVRLVPGQAIWMPAGNPHAYLRGVGVEVMASGDNVLRGGLTPKRVDVPELLRVVRFEPLETPVISPEPVAPGVVRWSPPVREFELTRATLTLETPRAELVSDGPRVLLCVSGAITAGRGEHALTLTAGTAAFVPAGVPTLPLAGRGELYQSAPAPPA
- a CDS encoding ROK family protein; this translates as MTHALAVDIGGTKIAAALVDPRGAVSHRWTRPTPRTDDPEEVFRTVARLAARVVATAGDIARKAPLGVGSAGPLDPRAGTVSPVNIPAWRAFPLVDRLAESLDRPVVLAGDGHCFALGEHFAGAGAGSRALLGVVVSTGVGGGLVLDGAPRFGPSGNSGHVGHMIVDPGGEPCACGSRGCVETYASGPGMVRWARGQGWRAGEPEADAAVLAADAREGLPVATDAFDRAARALAGALLSTAAVVDLDLVVVGGGVARSGDVLFAPLRTWSERLAGLDFLRRVRLRPSALGGDAGLVGAAALTRRPVPAAGAVA
- a CDS encoding DUF7158 domain-containing protein, encoding MTGGHHGHGHPVPGYAPVTGEPAAPGVGPVLGWLDGAPLPRAELDRRLGALRAGPRSTALPAPGTAEDRQLTRWVAQVVLTEELCAAEAAARGLDPGDAPPVRLDQRAAVELGSIAAAAYEGSAAVRAVYEAVTAGVAVAPAEAAAYRESTARPPAGPVWRLRTPGGEFDAEPGSLPADLAGALGSAVPGQTVTAGPWTATLLARRGPEPDPPGPADGLLDAARRLAFVRWLDHARAHRLRLVPGLEHPGDPAQPDNHHRH